The Nitrospirota bacterium DNA segment AGGTTGACCTTTGACAATCGATCAGATTTTCTTAACCGTGCCATGAATTATCCGGACGATTAACACACCCTAGAATAAGGTGATATTAGTAATGACTTTAATGAACAAAGCCACGATGTAATGTAAACATCCCATCGTAATATTAAGGAAAAACAAGAATGTCTGATCGAGGTTATCCTGTTCAACCGATACTAGGTGAGGTCATGAGACGCGCCACTTCACTTGGGGTCAGGAAAATTATTGTAGTCTCATCTGCTGGTCGCACTGCCAAAGAGTGTGCTCAGTATTTCAATCCTAACGAATTTGATATCATTGTAGTTACGGATCGAGCACACTCATGGTGGCCAATTGATCAAATCCCCGAAAGCTATAGAGATACATTTCGCCAAGAATGGCCTTTTGAAGTCACAGAAAGTGATTATGCTTGCGGTATTGCACCGGATTCGGCGGTCGCACAAGAATTGTACAAGCTCGGAGTGAAAAGAATTGTTCAAGGTACAGAGGTTTTTAGAGGCATCCTATGGTCTTCTGGCTTAAATCTAAATCTTGTTGTTGCCGAAACCCTCAAGTTATTTGGGGATGGGGTCAAAGTCGCGATCGAGTGTGCGTTGATGGCATGTGATGCGGGTGCAGTAGAACCCGGAGAAACAATTATTTCAATAGCGTTGCCTCCGATGAAATCCCATGCCGCGCTTGTCATCCAAGCAACTCCTAGCGATGAGTTATTTGGAGTCACTTGGCAAAGAAGAGCACATCCTGGGTTACGTGTCAGGGAGATTATTAGTAAAGGCTGGTATTAAGGATTGTTTTTCCTAGTTCGAGACGTCAATCTCCATTACATTAAAAACACATTGGCCAAGCGGATTGCCAAAATAAAAGCTCTGGTTGGGGCTGACTTGGAGCTGAACAGATTTTACATCCTTTCAGTTTTGAAAATTTATTCGGACTAACAGTATAATCAAAGCGTCTCGTTTTCAGTGCCAATTATTGATTCGCCTTTTGTTTTATGCAGTTTATGGTGAGTGACCAAAGGGAAGTGAGCGTATCCAATTTGTTCTGCCATAGTTCTGAAGAGGTCTAGTGTTATGCCATATGACATTGTTGTGGTGTGGCGGGTTCTTGAGCATTGCAATCTAACATGTCCTTTCTGTGAATTCAGGAAGAATTTATCTTTTTCTCGAACTTCGTTTAGCACGGAAGAGATTTTACGATTTTCATTTTTGCTTGCAGAGTATTCTCGCCTGACAAACAAGAGGATCCTAGTGAGTTGGCTAGGTGGCGAGTCTCTTTTGTGGAAAGGCATATTCGATGTATCTCGGAGCCTGAAGAGTCATGGTTTATTGGTTTCTGCGACCACGAACGGTACCCTTTTGGGATTACCAGACATAGCGGAACAAGTAGTCCGTGTGTTTGATGAGATAACAATCAGCATTGATGGATTTAATTCAGTACACGATCAGCTAAGGTGTCAGGAAGGATTGTTCGAAAAGCTTCTAGAGGCGATAAGTAGGATTGATAAACTTCGGGCAACGATTCCATCTGCGCTGAATACTATTAGGGTGAATTCTATTCTTTCGTCGGTTTCGATCAATGATTTCGAGAAACTTTGTCGTCGTTTGGGTTCAGCGGGAGTCAATCAGATCACCTTTAACCAACTTATTAGCGATAAAAAGAGCGAACTATATGCTTCGCTGGGATTAAGGCCTGAACATCTAGATTCTCTGGCGAAGATTCATCAACTTGGTCGTCCATTATTCGAAGAATTAAATGTCAAACTTTTGGGGTCAGATCTTTATTTCGCTCGAATTCAGAAGTATATTTCCGATGAGCCAGTTTCAATTGCCAATTGTTATCCCGGGTCTCGTATTCTTTTCATCGATCAATTTGGAAGGATCGGTCCGTGTAGTTTTATAACTGCTCAAACTGGGATCCAGACAAGTGATGTTCACTCTATTAACGATTTTAGCTTATTGCCGGATAGATTGCGCCAATCTATTTTAACGAACCATCCTTCGCAATGCGATAACTGCTTGGATCCGAACGTTTTTGGTAAATTTGATAATCCATCCGTTCTCTTTAATCTGTCTCAATCTCGAATATCAAATGGACAATGTCTGGTCGATGCCGCTGGAAATTGCGATGATAGATCAATATGAAAGTCTAATAGTATCGTAGCATTGTGAAAAGATCAATGCGGTCTCGAAGTGCTAATTACGGTAATTGCTAGTTCACAGTCTTTACAAAAGTAGCCGGCACGGTACACTGATGAGTGAAGCAACCAACTTCCTCAGGAGGTGTGCCATGCGCAGCTTGACCGATTATATCACGGAATGTGCCTGGATTGACGTTTTCACCGTTTGGTTTGTCCTGGTCGACGATACGTTCAATCTTCTGTATCAGCGATTGCGTGCCAGCGGACCGATGCCGACTTTCGCCGACAGCGAAGTCATCACGATTAGCCTGATTAGCGATACCTATTTTCATGGCAACGAAGAACTCGCACTGGCGTTTGTCCGCCAACATTATTTGACGCTCTTTCCCAACTTGTTGTCGAATAGTCGATTCAATCGCCGCCGGCGGTCCCTAAGTGTGTGTATCGAAGGCGTGCGTCGAGCGTTGAGTGCCGCCTTGATTGATCCCGAGGACGCGCTCCGCTTGACGGACAGTGCCCCCATTCGTCTGCACCTATCAGCGGGACTACACCTGCCAAACTGTGTCGGGGGCTGTGTGTCTTTCTTATGTCCGAATGCAACAAATACCTGGGGAGCAGAAATATCTGCCAATTATTTGCGACCAGAAGATGTCGCTGAAGTCGTCCACTTCGTACTGGGCGCAGATTCGAACAATGCAGTTGCCCAAGTTGTATTTCGTTCGCTACAATCATTGGATCCTTAATTCAGTAGAGGATCTACATCAATGATTTGAACAACTGGCATACATTGTTTGTGCAAAACGTGTTTTGGCCGAGTCCGGATTCATATTCGAATCTGAACGCTATAATCCCACCATACCTTATCAACGGTTGAAAGAGAATCACACTCTCTGTAGCGGACAAACATAGGATCCGGTTAGTTTGCCTTGGCCAACGTTATTCTGAAATGGTCTGAATGCTTCGAATATATGTTAACTATTGATTGTAAAGGAGCCGTGGAAAAAATGTTCACTAAGACATCATCTGATGCCACGCTAAATGGTTTTCATATTCGCGTTGTGGTTTCGGTAGGAATTGCATGGGCAACGCTTTCTCTTGGAATAATGCTTGCTGGTTTTGTAGTGCCTCTAGCTTTTACGCAAGGAATTACCAACTTATCACTCTCTGTATACATGATAGCAGGTCTAGGGTCTCTGTATATTGGAATGCCATTGTCAACAAAGTTTGCCACGCTTGTTGGGGAGAAAAATACAATCCTTATTGGCTTAGGTATTGTAGGACTCGCATCAATAATATCTATCATTTTTGATGACTTTTGGACACTGACCATTGTCCGTTTTCTCGGTGGTTTCCGTCTCG contains these protein-coding regions:
- a CDS encoding radical SAM protein — translated: MPYDIVVVWRVLEHCNLTCPFCEFRKNLSFSRTSFSTEEILRFSFLLAEYSRLTNKRILVSWLGGESLLWKGIFDVSRSLKSHGLLVSATTNGTLLGLPDIAEQVVRVFDEITISIDGFNSVHDQLRCQEGLFEKLLEAISRIDKLRATIPSALNTIRVNSILSSVSINDFEKLCRRLGSAGVNQITFNQLISDKKSELYASLGLRPEHLDSLAKIHQLGRPLFEELNVKLLGSDLYFARIQKYISDEPVSIANCYPGSRILFIDQFGRIGPCSFITAQTGIQTSDVHSINDFSLLPDRLRQSILTNHPSQCDNCLDPNVFGKFDNPSVLFNLSQSRISNGQCLVDAAGNCDDRSI